GGCCGGCTATCCGGCCCTCTCGCAGCAGCTCGAACTCAAGGTGATGGCGCCCGCGGCCCCCGGCGGCGGGTGGGATCAGACGGCCCGAGCGATGCAGCAAGCGCTTGTCGCCGCCGGAATCGCCCGCAGTGTCCAGGTCACCAACGTTGCAGGCGCCGGCGGCAGCGTCGGCATCGCGCAGTTCGTCAACGGCGCCAAGGGCGACGGCAACCAGATGATGGTGAACGGCTTCGTCATGGTCGGGGCGCTGGCCATGAACAAATCGCCTGTGACGCTCGATCAGGTGACGCCGATTGCGCGCCTCACCGAGGAGATCCAGGTCATCGTGGTGCCGGCGAATTCGCCGATCAAGACCGCGCAGGATCTTGCCGCCGCTCTCAAGGCGGACATCGCCAAGACAACCTTTGCCGGCGGCTCGGCCGGCGGCGTCGACCATGTGATGGCGGCGCTGTTTGCGGGGACGATCGGCGCCGATGCGAAGAAGATCAACTACATTCCGTTTTCCGGAGGCGGCGAGTCGCTGGCGGCCATTCTGGGCGGAAAAGTCACCGCGGGCATTTCTGGCCTGAGTGAATACGACGGCCAGATCAAGTCCGGCAAACTGCGCGCGCTCGGCGTGACGTCGGAAAAGCGCATCCCGGGCGTCGATATTCCGACCTTCAAGGAACAGGGGATCGACCTGGTGCTGGCCAACTGGCGCTCGGTGGTCGCAGCTCCCGGCATCACGGCGGAACAGCGCAAGACCCTGAGCGATGCGGTGGAGAAGATGGCCAAGTCCGACGCCTGGAAGGACATCCTCAAGCAGAAGGGCTGGGCTGACGCTTATCTCGGTGGCGATGCGTTCGGGGATTTCCTGAAGAAGGAAAATGCGCGCATCACCGAGGTGCTGAAGTCGGTCGGCCTCGTCAAATCATGACGCCGGATAGCGCTTCCAGCGATCTTCCGCATGGTCCGGCGTCGCGGCACATCGACCGTGCGGGCTTGGTCATTGCCCTGGCGCTCGCGGTCCTTGCCGCGGTGCTGGTATGGGACGCGAGCCGGCTGCAATCCAACACGCCTTACGGAATGGGCCCCCACGCGATGCCGATCGTCATCGCCGTCGGGCTCGGCATTCTTTCGATCGGCAATTTGATCGACGCGTTGCGGGGCAATCTGCCGGCGCGCGAGAGCGCCGATCCCAGGACTGTGTGGCTTATTCTCGCGGGCCTTGCGCTTCTGATCGCCATCATCGGCCTTGGCGGCGGCTTTATCCTTGCTACCACCTCACTGTTCGTCACCACGGCAAGAGCCTTTGGACGGCGCGCCTTTCTCGCCGACCTCGCCATCGCCCTGGTGATGACCACCCTGATCTATCTCGCGTTCGATCGGCTGCTGACGTTGAGCCTTCCCGCCGGCCCGCTGGAAAGGCTGCTGTAATGGTCGACACCTTCGCCGCGCTCGCTCACGGCATGGCCGTCGCGGTCCAGCCCTTGAACCTGCTCTATGCGCTGATCGGCGTGCTGCTCGGCACCGCGGTGGGCGTGCTGCCCGGTATCGGTCCCGCGCTGACGGTCGCGTTGCTGCTGCCGGTGACCTACAAGCTCGATCCCGGCGGTTCGCTGATCATGTTCGCCGGCATCTATTACGGCGGCATGTACGGCGGATCGACCACCGCCATCCTGATCAACACGCCCGGCGAGAGCGCATCGATGGCGACCGCGCTCGAGGGCAACAAGATGGCCAAGGCCGGCCGCGGCGGTCCCGCGCTTGCGACCGCGGCGATCGGCTCGTTCGTCGCGGGCACCATCGCCACCATCGGCCTGGCCTTTCTGGCGCCGTGGCTGGTGGATTTTGCGGTGCGCTTCGGGCCTGAGGATTATTTTGCGTTGATGTGCGTGGCCTTCGTCACGGTGTCGGCAACCTTCGGAGATTCGCCGATCCGCGGACTGACCAGCCTGTTCATCGGGCTGACGCTCGGGCTTGTTGGCATCGACAAGCTCACCGGTCAGGCCCGGCTCGCTTTCGGCATCCCTGAACTGCTCGATGGCGTCGAAGTGACGACGCTGGCGGTCGGCCTGTTCGCCCTCGGGGAGGCGCTCTACGTCGCATCGCGCCGTCATCACACCGAGGAGAAGCTCGAGCCCGTGCGCGGCTCGCTGTGGATGACGAAGGAGGACTGGAAGCGGTCATGGAAACCGTGGCTGCGCGGGACGCTGTTCGGTTTTCCGATCGGCGCGCTTCCCGCCGGCGGCGCGGAGATTCCGACATTCCTGTCTTACTCCACAGAAAAGCGGCTGACGAAACACCCGGAGCAATTCGGCAAGGGCGCCATCGAAGGCGTCGCGGGGCCGGAAGCGGCCAACAACGCCTCCGCCGCCGGCACCCTCGTGCCGTTGCTGACGCTCGGGCTTCCGACATCGGCAACCGCCGCGATGATGCTGGCGGGCTTTCAGCAATACGGCCTGAACCCGGGACCGCTGCTGTTCGCGGAGCGGCCCGAACTGGTCTGGGGCCTGATCGCAAGCCTGTTCATCGCCAACTGCATGCTGCTGGTTCTCAATCTGCCGCTGGTCGGCTTGTGGGTGAAACTGCTCGCGATCCCGCAGCCGTGGCTCTACGCCGGAATTCTCGTGTTCGCGACCACGGGCACCATTGCGGCGAAGCCGTCGGTGGTCGAGCTGTCGATGCTGGCGGGCTTCGGGGTGATGGGCTTTTTGATGCGCAGGTTCGATTTCCCGATCGCGCCTGTCGTCATCGGTCTCATCCTCGGACCGATCGCCGAAAGCCAGTTGCGCCGCGCGATGGCGATCAGCCTCGGCGATCCCCTGGCGCTGCTGCAAAGTCCGATGTCGGCGACGCTGCTCGGCGTCGCGCTGATCGCGCTGGTGGCGCCGTTCGTGCTGAAGGGACTGGGACGGTTCAAGGCGAACGAGGACTAGATCCTGGTGCCTGCAGAGCGAAGTGGGAGCCCATCGAGCTGCACCAGAAGGATCTCAATCTCGCCCTCGAAGGCGGGCGCTGGAGCTTTCATTGCCCAACACCGCCGCGGCCCAGCAGCTCTTCCGTTCCTGCGCCGCGCATGGCGGCAAGGCATCGGACCACTCGGCGATGGTCAGGGCGCTGGAGATGATGGCGGGTCATGAGATCGGCGGCGTGATGCCAGCTTGTTCCCGCGGGGACTTCTATGACGAAGTCTGGGTGCGGGATCGCTGGATGGCCCAGTCCAGTACTGCCGCCGCGGCGAGGCCGGCGCAGGCGGCCACGGCGTCGACGACGAAATCCGACCATCGCGCGTGCCGTCCCGGCGCCCAGAACTGCAGGACTTCGATCAGGGCGATCATGACAACGGCGGCCGCCGCCGTCAGCAGGCGGCGCTGCGTATAGGCGAGGCCGAAGGCGAGCCCGATCAGGACGAAGGCGAGGGCGTGTTCGCCGTTCTGACCGAGGTCGGAATGCGGCCGCAATCCCGGCGGCCCCAGCGTCGCAAAGGCCACCGCCGCGGCGAGCAGCCAGGCGAATATTCGAAGGGGCATCGTCATGGGAATGGGATAACACGATTAGCGACAGGATATTCCGCAGATGCGAACGGACGATGCCCTTTGGTTAATGCCTGTTTTTATAGCGGTTCCCGCACGCCGATGCCGTGCATGAAGCGCTCCCGGATCTGCACGGGATCGCGACGGGTGGTGCCGACCCCCGGCTTGTCGTCGATGCGCACCCCGATCAGGACAGGCTCGGAGGCCGTCATCGATCGATCGACGAGACGCTCGAAATCCTCCTCGTCGGCCGCCCAGGCGCTGTTCGAAAGACCGCAGCCGATGGCGATGGCGATGATGTCCGCCACCGCCGCGGCCGGTGTCGGCTGCGCGCCGGTGATCTGGTAGATGCCGTTGTCCATCACGATCATGGTGAGGTTGTTCGGCTTCAGCATCGCGATGGTGGACAGGCATCCCAGTTGCATCAGCAGCGAGCCATCGCCTTCCAGCGCAAAGACGCGACGCTTCGGCTGCGCCAGCGCGACGCCGAGTGCGATCGGGAACGCCAGCCCCATGCTGCCCAGCATGTAGAAATTCTGCGGCCGGTGGCCGGCGGCCCACAGGTCGAAATTGGTGTTGCCGATGCCGCCGATCACGGCTTCCTCGTTCTTCAGCTTCGCGACCAGCCTCGAAGTGAGATCGAACCGGTTCATCACCTTGGTGTTGCGGGCGGGGCCGTTGGTTGCCGTGTTCATGGCTGCACTCACTTGTCGAAGACTTTGCCGCCGGTCAGCAGCGGCGACAGGATCAGCGCCACCGGCGCCTGCGTGGTGATGGCTTGCTTGATCGACCGATCGACGATGAATTCGAATTCATCGAGCCGGGTGCAGGTGTGATGCTCCATCGCCAGCGAATCCAGCACCGGCCGCATGGTGCGGCACACCAGCGTCTGCCCGTAGTTGAATTCACCGAGCGTGCCACGCTCGGATACGAACATGATCAGCGGGATCTGGCTCGGCACCACCAGCGACGCCAGCACGTTGGCCAGCGTGGCGAAGCCGGAAGTCTGCATCAGCACGGCGCCGCGCATGCCGCCCATCCAGGCGCCGGAGATGATGCCGACCGCTTCTTCCTCGCGCGCGGTTGGAAAGGTCGTGAAGAACGGGTCGGCGTGAATGCTCTTGATCAGCGTCGTCAGCACGCGGTCGGGGACGTAGGGCACCAGCCGGATGTCGTTGCGCTTGAGCGTTTCCAGCACTACCTCGTGCCAGTTCTTCCCGGAAGCTTGAGGCGAGGTTTGTCCCCCGGCGGCCGCCATCGAATTCTCCCTTATTGCTTCTTGCGACGGTTTCCGTTCGCGACGCCATCACGGCCGTTCTGTCGGCGCGGCGAAACTTGACGCGATCTCCGGGATTGTCAACATGCGCCAATCGTAGCGGCGGCCTGTGCCTTTGGGATATGCCTGTGTGCGATAAAAGAAATAGAAATAATGAATAGCGGGAGGGGTGCCATGGACAGCTTTCTGAGGTGGGCCGTCGTCGCGGTGGCGATGTTGAGCGCGGCTGTGACTGCATCCGCGCAGTCGTCGTTTCCATCGAAGCCCGTGCATATCTTCGTGCCCTACGCGGCCGGTGGCGGCGTCGACATCCTCGCCCGCACGCTGGGCGATGTGGTTTCAAAGCAATGGGGTCAATCCGTCATCGTTGAAAACCGGCCGGGCGCGGGCGGCCTGGTCGCGTCGCAGGCGCTCGTCGCATCGCCGCCGGATGGCTACACATTGATCGTCGTCGCCAGCGGCCACGCCACCAATCCGTTGCTGCACCCGAAAATTCCCTACGACACGTTCAAGGACTTCACGCCGATTTCGCTGCTGGGGTCGTCGCCCAACATCCTGCTGGTGCGTGCCGACTCCCCGTTCAAGACGCTCGGCGACATGATCGCGCAGGCGCGCGCCAAACCGGGAAGCCTGTCCTTTGCCTATGCGGGCACCGGGACGTCGACGCACCTGGCCGGCGAACTCCTGAAGAATCTTGCCAGGATCGATCTCAATGCCGTTCCCTACAGGGGCGGCGCACCCGCCATAAACGATCTCCTGGGCGGACAGATTGCGATGTCATTCAACAACGGGCCGGAATCGATTCCGCAGCTCGAGGCCGGTACGGTCCGTGCGCTCGCGGTCACTACTGCTTCGCGGGCGTCGCTGCTGCCCAACGTGCCCAGCATGTCCGAGACCGTGCCGGGCTACGACACCGAAGTCTGGTGGGGTCTGCTCGGGCCGGCCGGCATGCCCGCCGATCTCGTTGCCAAACTTTCGCAGGACTTCGTCGCGGCCTTGAACACGGACGCCGTGAAGGCGCGGCTGGCCAAGCTCGGCGCATCGCCGATCGGCAGTTCGCCGAAGGCGTTCGACGCCAAGATTCGGGCCGACTACGAAAAGTGGGCGCCGATCATCAAGGCCGCCGGCATCAAGGCCGAATGATCCCATGATCCCTGCCTGTCTGCCGCCGCGCGATGTCAGCCGGCCGAAAGTACCGCCGCCGCCCAATGCCTGCGATACCCATGCGCATGTGTTCGGGCCGGCGGCGCGGTTTCCCTACACTCCCGATCGCAGCTACACGCCGCCGGATGCGCCGCTCGAGAAATATCTCGGCATGCTCGATACAATCGGATTTGCGCGCGGCGTGCTGGTGCAGGGCAGCGCGCATGGCCGCGACAATTCCGCCATGCTCGATGCGCTGGCGCGGCGGCCCGACCGCCTGCGCGGCGTCGCGGTGGCCGACGCCGACATCGCGCCGGCGGAGCTTCGGGAGTGGAATCGACTCGGCGTCCGCGGCCTGCGCTTCAATCACTTCTTTCGCGACGGGCAATTGCACTATCGCGGCGGCGTGCCGCTGTCGGCGGCGCAAACGCTCGCGCCCGTCATGGCCGAGCTCGGATGGCATCTTCAGCTCTGGATCGACGTCAAGGATCTGCCCGAGACCGTGCCGGTGCTGAAATCGCTCGGCCTGCCGGTCGTGATCGATCACATGGGCCGCACCGATGCCCGCGCCGGCACCGGGACGGAAGGTTTTCAGAGCCTGCTGCGCGCGGTCGCTGACGGCTGGTGCTGGGCCAAGCTGTCGGGCGCTCATCGGCTCAGCCGCAACGCTCCTGACTATCCCGACGCAAGGCCGTTTCATGAGGCGCTGGTCTCCGCCAATCCGGAACGGCTGGTGTGGGGCGGCGACTGGCCGCATCCGCGCGTCGAAGGCGAAATGCCCGACGCCGGACATCTGTTCGAATTGTTTCAGCTGTGGACGCCGGATCAGGCGGCGCAGCATCGCATCCTCGTCGCCAATCCGGCCAAACTCTATGGCTTCCCGAACTGAAAGTCGCATCAGCAATGTCCGTGAATAACAAGCGCGTGTTCTACGTCAAATATCTGGCGCATCCGATCTTTGCCGAGATGCTGGCGGCACGGCCCGACGTCCGTCTCGACCGGCTCGAAAACGAAAGCGCCGAGGAAATCTATGCGCCGATCCTGGCCCAGGCGCACGCCTACCAGATCGGCGCCGCACGCGACGAATTCGACGGCCACTTCCACGTCCATGCCGACCTGTTGCGCCGCGCGCCGAACCTCTTGATCGTCTCCAGCAACGGCGCCGGTTACGATCCCGTCGATGTCGAGGCCTGCACCGCGGCAGGCGTGCTGGTCGTCAACCAGTCCGGCGGCAACGCCCATTCCGTGGCCGAACATGCGCTCGGCATGATGCTGACGCTGTCGAAACGCATCATCGAGGCGGACCGCGCGCTGCGGCGCGATCCCAATGTCAACCGTAACGCCCTGATCGGCACCGAGGCGCAGGGCAAGACCATCGGCATCGTCGGGCTCGGCAATGTCGGCCGCCGCATCGCCGAACTGTGCAAGGGTTTGCTCGGCATGAAGGTGCTGGCCTACGACCCCTATCTCCCGGCAGCCGAGATGGCGGCGCGCGGGGCTGAGAAGGTCGAGCTGGACGAGGTGCTGCGCCGCTCCGATTACGTCTCGATCAATTGTCCGCTCACGAAAGAGAGCCGCGGCATGATCGGCGCGCGGGAATTCGCGCTGATGCAGCCGCATGCTTATTTCATCACCACCGCCCGCGGCTTCATCCATGACGAGGCCGCGCTCTATGACGCGCTGCGCGACAAGCGCATCGCCGGCGCCGGCCTCGATGTCTGGGCCAAGGAGCCGCCGCCGCCGGACCATCCGCTGCTGCAATTCGACAACGTGCTGGCGAGCCCGCATACGGCGGGAGTGACCAGGGAAGCGCGGATCAATATGGGCCGGATCGCCGCCGAGCAGATGCTCGGCGCACTCGACGGCAAGCGGCCGCCGCGCATCATCAACCCCGAAGTGTGGCCGGCCTACGCCAAGCGCTTCGAGCGGGCGTTCGGGTTTACGCCGGGCTAGCGATTTGCCCTTAGTCCGCAGCGGCTTTCGTTTGCCGCTGTTCGGCCGCCACGCGCAGATTGGTGAGGGTGGTGCGCGTCGAAATCTGCTCCGGATCGGTGCACAGTTCGATCAGCGCCGGACGTTTCGCCGCGATGGCGCGCTCGAGCGCCGGCGCAAAATCTCCGGTGCGGGTGATGCGCTCAGCATGCGCCCCCATCGCTTTCGCCATCGCCACGAAGTCCGGATTGACGAGGTCGGTTCCGACGACGCGCGAAGGGTGCTCGCGCTCCTGATGCATGCGGATGGTGCCGTACATGTTGTTGTTGAACAGCAGAATGATCGGGTTGCCGCCGTGCTGCACGGCGGTCGAGATCTCCTGTCCGCTCATCATGAAACCGCCATCGCCGACGCAGCCGATCACGATGCGATCCGGGTGGACCAGCGACGCGGCAACCGCCGCCGGCACCGAATAGCCCATCGCGCCGTTGGTGGGCCCGATCTGGCGGCCCGGCCGCGCATAGGTCAGATAGCGCTGCGGCCAGCCGGTGTGATTGCCGGCGTCGAGTGTGACGACCGCGTTGTCGCCGATCCGCTTGCCGAGTTCGATCATCGCGGCGGCGAGGTCCAGCGCCTGGGTGCAGTCCGGCGCTGCGACCGCGTTGAGATAGTCGGTACGGGCGGATTTGCGCCAGCTGTTCCAGCGATCGGCTGCAAACCAGCGGCACTCGGCCAGGCCAGCCACGAAATTGTCGGCAGACGACAGCACGGCGATGTCGGGCGTGAATACCTTGCCGAGTTCGTCGGCGTCGGCGTGGACATGGACCAGCCTCGGTCGGGCCGTTGGCGCCGAAAGAATAGTGTAGCCCTGGGTGGTCATTTCGCCGAGACGCGCACCGATTACGAACAGCAGATCGGCTTCCTTGAAGCGCTGCACCAGAGCTGGCGGCCCGGACGTGCCGAGATCGCCGGCAAAGCACGACGACCGGTTGTCGAAAGTATCCTGCCGGCGGAACGAGGTCGCGACCGGAATGCCGTTGGCCTCGGCAAAATCCTGCAATTGGGCGCAGGCGCGGTCGCTCCAGCCAGGACCTCCAGCCAGGATCATGGGCTTCTTCGCGCCATCGAGCAGTTCGCGAATTGGCGCGAAGGCCTGCGGCGGGGCGGCCGGTTGCGTCGGCCGATAGCAAACCGCGTCGCCCGCCTGTGTCACTTCGGTCAGCATGTCCTCCGGCAATGCCAGCACCACCGGGCCAGGGCGGCCCGAGGTCGCGATGTGGAAAGCGCGCGCGATATATTCGGGAATCCGCGCCGTGACGTCGATCTGTGCCGCCCATTTGGCGACAGGGCCGAACATCTGACGGTAGTCGATCTCCTGAAAGGCTTCGCGATCCATCATGTCACGGCCGACCTGGCCGATGAGCAGGAGCATCGGCGTCGAGTCCTGGAATGCGGTGTGGACGCCGACCGACGCATGGCATGCGCCGGGACCGCGCGTCACCATGCAGATGCCGGGCCTGCCCGTAAGCTTGCCGTAGGCCTCGGCCATGTTGGCGGCGCCGGCTTCGTGACGGGCGTTGACGAGCTTGAAGCGGTCGCGCACATCGAACAGTGCATCCAGCACCTCCAGATAGCTCTCGCCCGGCACGCAGAACGCCATGTCGGCGCCGTGGATCAGGAGCTGATCGACCAGGATCTTTCCGCCGGTGCGCGCATTGGAAAAGGGCAGATTCATCGCATTGTTCTCCAATAGAGCGATACTTGAACGCATCGCCGTTTGGGCGGCGAAAGCCGGGGTCGTCGACATGACCAAGATGCTGGTGAACCACTATGTTTGTCGGGAGAAGAATTCAACCGTCTCCGGCTGGATGGCGGCAATAAATCCACTGTGAATGAGCCGCCGGACGATGGCCATGTTGCTATTTTCGCTGCGGCCTCGACACGCCTCCCGGGCGCGGCCATTTTCCTTCAACGCGCCGTTTGCGGAACGGTGGTTCCGGCCGGCGTGGAAGGAATTGGCGAGATGCGACAGGTAAACTCATTCTTGCGCTCGGCAACGTCCCGGATCGGACGCCGCTTCAAGCTGATCGTCGCCATCGCGGCCGCGAGCCTGCCGTCAGCCGGCGCCTGAGGCGGCTTCGGGCAGTTCCGCCGTATTCTTGATCACGGTCAAAACCTTCTCCGTATGATAATTCTATATGGACCTGTCTTGGCGTTGCGGCCGCGGGAGGAAGGTTCCATGTCGCGATTTGTCGTCAGATTCATGAAGGACGTGCTCGGCGAAAACGGCCGGCAGTGCGAGATCTGCCAGAGCACCGTGGAAGTCGATGCTTCGAATGAGGGCCTCGCCACGGAGCTGGCCAAGAAGAAATTTTGCGAAACCCAGTCGCTTTGCGACTGGTCACTGCATGCCGATCGAATTCAGGTCAGGCAGGCTGACTTCCCGTCCTGAACGCTCAGGCGCCAATCGCGCCTTCAATCGGGAAGCAGGCCAAGCCCAGACTTTCGGCAACCGCCTTATTGGTGAGGCGGCCGCGGTGAACGTTGAGGCCCGCACGCAGATGGGGATTTTGCATCACCGCCACGAAGCCGAGGTTCGCCAATGCCAGCCCGAACGGCAGTGTCGCGTTGTTCAAGGCATGGCTTGAGGTGAGGGGAACCGCACCGGGCATGTTCGCCACGCAGTAGTGGATGATTCCGTCGACCTCATAGGTCGGCTCATCATGCGTCGTCGGACGAGACGTCTCGAAGCAGCCTCCCTGGTCGATCGCGACATCGACGAGCACCGAACCCGGCCGCATGGATTTCAACATTTTCCGGTTGATCAGCTTCGGAGCGCTTGCACCGGGGACCAGCACCGCGCCGATCACAACGTCGGCGGCGAAAATCTCCTGTTCGATTGCCTCGGCGGTGGGGAAGCGGGTGCGGACTCGGCCCTGGAACAACTCGTCGAGCTCACGCAGCCTCGGGATCGAGCGGTCCAGGATCGTGACTTCCGCGCCGAGCCCAACGGCCATTCGCGCAGCGTGGGAGCCGACGACCCCGCCGCCGATGACCACGACACGGGCAGGAACGACGCCCGGCACGCCGCCGAGCAGAATGCCGCGGCCGCCGGCGCTGCGCTTCAACGCCGAGCCGGCCGCCTCGATGGAGAGTCTTCCTGCGACCTCACTCATCGGAGCGAGCAGGGGCAGCCCACCCTTGGCATCCGTGACCGTCTCATAGGCGATCGCGGTGCAGCCCGAAGCCATCAGGCCTCTGGCCTGTTCCGGATCAGGCGCCAGATGCAGATAGGTGAAGAGGATCTGGCCTTCGCGCAGCTGGGTCCATTCGCGAGCCTGGGGTTCCTTGACCTTCACGACCATGTCGCTGGTTGCGAAGATTTCGGCTGGCGTGTCGGCGATGGCAGCTCCCGCCCTGCGGTAGGCGTCGTCGTCAGCGCCGATCCCGGCACCCGCATTGGCCTCGATGACGACGCTATGGCCGGCAGCTGCGTACTCACGAACGGTGTCCGGTGTGAGGCCGACACGATATTCATGAATCTTGATCTCCCTCGGCACCCCGATCCGCATCGTTCGATACTCCTTCCTGGAATCCAGAGCTTATATTTTACGGCGGATTCGGGTTAAGAACCTTGCGATATCGGCGATTTATTTCGATCCTTTGCTGAAAATCGGCGTAAAATCACAATTTGGCGCAGGAATCAAATTGACGGGAATCAGGACGATGCAGCTCGACAATATCGATACGACGATCCTGTCAGAACTCACGGTCAATGCCCGGGCGAGCCAGGTTGAACTTGCCGAACGCGTGGCGCTTTCAAGCACCGCGATCGCCCGGCGGCAGAAGATGCTCGAGGAAGAAGGCTTCATCCGCGGCTATCAGGCCGTGCTGGATTTGACGCGCTTTGGCCTCTCCACCACCGTTCTGGTCAGGGTCACCCTCGAAAGCCAGAACGAGAATGCGCTCAAATCGTTCGAAGCCGCCGTGATCCACTGTCCGTCAGTGGTTCGATGCTTCCTGATGTCCGGCAGCGACGACTACATCGTCATCGTGATGGCGCGGGACATCGAGGACTTCGAACGCATCCACAGGACCGAGCTTTCCCGGTTGCCGCGAGTGGCGCGGATTCAATCGAGCTTTGCGATGCGCGAAGTCGTGAACCGCGCGGTCCCGCCGGTGATCTTCGGCGCAACGCGCCGGCATCGATCCGGTCACGGCGCGCGATAGCCGGGCGGACCTACGGCCATGCCGCGTAAAACGGACCGCGTTTCGCCTGTTCGGCCCTGGCGCGACGCCGATAGGCGCCGGGCGGAATGCCCTGGTGCTTCTGGAAGAAACGGCTGAAATAGCCGGGATCGCGAAAGCCCAGACCGTATCCGATCTGCTCGACCGGCAGGTCGAGCTGGTGCAGGCGGGTGCGGGCCTCGTGGATCAGCCGCTCATGGATGATGGCGCGGGGACTGCGCGATTTTTCGCGCTTGCAATGCGCATGCAGCCTGTCGCAGGTGACGCCGAGCACGACGGCGTAACGCGCGATCGGCCAGCCGTCGCGATAGTGCAATTCCACCATCTGCAGAAAATTTCCAACCAACCGCGGACCGTCTCCGCGGAGCGCATCCTCGCTGCCGAATTCTTCCGAGGCCGCCGAACGCCACAGATGCAGGCAGAGCTGCAGCACATGGGACGAGATCATGGTCATGCCGCCGCGTTGCGGCCTGTGCAGTTCCCGCACCAGCATGGCGCAGGAGTTCGTCACGGCGTCGAGCGCGCCGTCGATCTGCGCGCCGCTCAGCATCACGAGGCGGTCGGTGGTGCGCCGCAGGTGCAATGCCTCCGGGCTGCCGGCCACCGTTCGCGTCAACAGATCCTCCGAAACCGCGATGAGGTAGCCTCGTCCGCCGGCCTCCACCTGAAGATCGCCCTCGACCTCGCAGGGCAGCCAGAGCAGGGCAGGGGCTTCGAATTTCACCACCGTGCCGCGCAGGACGGCCGAGCCGCGTCGACTCTCGATCAAGAGCAGATGCGCGCGCCGCACATTATCCTCCTGAATGACCCAGTGGCGCGGCGCGAGCCCGCCGGAAAACCCTTCGGCATGCAGGGCCGAACCTGCCTGCGCGAGGAAGCCGGCCGGACCTGGAGGGACAAGCATCGTGTCGA
The sequence above is drawn from the Bradyrhizobium sediminis genome and encodes:
- a CDS encoding Bug family tripartite tricarboxylate transporter substrate binding protein, whose amino-acid sequence is MIPFHARLFGAVVALTLAAGYPALSQQLELKVMAPAAPGGGWDQTARAMQQALVAAGIARSVQVTNVAGAGGSVGIAQFVNGAKGDGNQMMVNGFVMVGALAMNKSPVTLDQVTPIARLTEEIQVIVVPANSPIKTAQDLAAALKADIAKTTFAGGSAGGVDHVMAALFAGTIGADAKKINYIPFSGGGESLAAILGGKVTAGISGLSEYDGQIKSGKLRALGVTSEKRIPGVDIPTFKEQGIDLVLANWRSVVAAPGITAEQRKTLSDAVEKMAKSDAWKDILKQKGWADAYLGGDAFGDFLKKENARITEVLKSVGLVKS
- a CDS encoding tripartite tricarboxylate transporter TctB family protein, which gives rise to MTPDSASSDLPHGPASRHIDRAGLVIALALAVLAAVLVWDASRLQSNTPYGMGPHAMPIVIAVGLGILSIGNLIDALRGNLPARESADPRTVWLILAGLALLIAIIGLGGGFILATTSLFVTTARAFGRRAFLADLAIALVMTTLIYLAFDRLLTLSLPAGPLERLL
- a CDS encoding tripartite tricarboxylate transporter permease, whose amino-acid sequence is MVDTFAALAHGMAVAVQPLNLLYALIGVLLGTAVGVLPGIGPALTVALLLPVTYKLDPGGSLIMFAGIYYGGMYGGSTTAILINTPGESASMATALEGNKMAKAGRGGPALATAAIGSFVAGTIATIGLAFLAPWLVDFAVRFGPEDYFALMCVAFVTVSATFGDSPIRGLTSLFIGLTLGLVGIDKLTGQARLAFGIPELLDGVEVTTLAVGLFALGEALYVASRRHHTEEKLEPVRGSLWMTKEDWKRSWKPWLRGTLFGFPIGALPAGGAEIPTFLSYSTEKRLTKHPEQFGKGAIEGVAGPEAANNASAAGTLVPLLTLGLPTSATAAMMLAGFQQYGLNPGPLLFAERPELVWGLIASLFIANCMLLVLNLPLVGLWVKLLAIPQPWLYAGILVFATTGTIAAKPSVVELSMLAGFGVMGFLMRRFDFPIAPVVIGLILGPIAESQLRRAMAISLGDPLALLQSPMSATLLGVALIALVAPFVLKGLGRFKANED
- a CDS encoding VanZ family protein, translated to MTMPLRIFAWLLAAAVAFATLGPPGLRPHSDLGQNGEHALAFVLIGLAFGLAYTQRRLLTAAAAVVMIALIEVLQFWAPGRHARWSDFVVDAVAACAGLAAAAVLDWAIQRSRTQTSS
- a CDS encoding thiamine pyrophosphate-dependent enzyme, with the protein product MNTATNGPARNTKVMNRFDLTSRLVAKLKNEEAVIGGIGNTNFDLWAAGHRPQNFYMLGSMGLAFPIALGVALAQPKRRVFALEGDGSLLMQLGCLSTIAMLKPNNLTMIVMDNGIYQITGAQPTPAAAVADIIAIAIGCGLSNSAWAADEEDFERLVDRSMTASEPVLIGVRIDDKPGVGTTRRDPVQIRERFMHGIGVREPL
- a CDS encoding thiamine pyrophosphate-binding protein, translating into MAAAGGQTSPQASGKNWHEVVLETLKRNDIRLVPYVPDRVLTTLIKSIHADPFFTTFPTAREEEAVGIISGAWMGGMRGAVLMQTSGFATLANVLASLVVPSQIPLIMFVSERGTLGEFNYGQTLVCRTMRPVLDSLAMEHHTCTRLDEFEFIVDRSIKQAITTQAPVALILSPLLTGGKVFDK
- a CDS encoding Bug family tripartite tricarboxylate transporter substrate binding protein; protein product: MDSFLRWAVVAVAMLSAAVTASAQSSFPSKPVHIFVPYAAGGGVDILARTLGDVVSKQWGQSVIVENRPGAGGLVASQALVASPPDGYTLIVVASGHATNPLLHPKIPYDTFKDFTPISLLGSSPNILLVRADSPFKTLGDMIAQARAKPGSLSFAYAGTGTSTHLAGELLKNLARIDLNAVPYRGGAPAINDLLGGQIAMSFNNGPESIPQLEAGTVRALAVTTASRASLLPNVPSMSETVPGYDTEVWWGLLGPAGMPADLVAKLSQDFVAALNTDAVKARLAKLGASPIGSSPKAFDAKIRADYEKWAPIIKAAGIKAE
- a CDS encoding amidohydrolase family protein, translated to MIPACLPPRDVSRPKVPPPPNACDTHAHVFGPAARFPYTPDRSYTPPDAPLEKYLGMLDTIGFARGVLVQGSAHGRDNSAMLDALARRPDRLRGVAVADADIAPAELREWNRLGVRGLRFNHFFRDGQLHYRGGVPLSAAQTLAPVMAELGWHLQLWIDVKDLPETVPVLKSLGLPVVIDHMGRTDARAGTGTEGFQSLLRAVADGWCWAKLSGAHRLSRNAPDYPDARPFHEALVSANPERLVWGGDWPHPRVEGEMPDAGHLFELFQLWTPDQAAQHRILVANPAKLYGFPN